A DNA window from Haloactinospora alba contains the following coding sequences:
- a CDS encoding NADP-dependent oxidoreductase — protein sequence MSTDATETAPTAREWQLAARPNGWPQPSDFRLVERELGDLSPGEVRVRNTYISVDPYMRGRMDDVKSYTPPFQLDEAMTGGAVGEVVASRSDNLSVGDTVLHFYGWRDTVQADAAQFQKTPDIPGVPESVFLHVLGMTGLTAYYGLVDMAEIKPGDAVFISGAAGAVGTVAGQIARLKGASRVIGSAGSAEKVELLTSKYGFDAAFNYKDGDIVGQLRAAAPDGIDVYFDNVGGEHLEAAISAFNLGGRAAICGMISMYNSTEPPAAPRNLAQLIGKGLTLRGFVISRNMERFDAFAAEAGEWLSNGQLRYDETVVEGVDRAAEAFLDMLGGANVGKMLVRVG from the coding sequence ATGTCCACAGACGCCACCGAGACCGCACCGACCGCCCGCGAGTGGCAGCTGGCCGCGCGCCCGAACGGCTGGCCGCAGCCCAGTGACTTCCGCCTGGTCGAGCGGGAACTCGGCGACCTCTCCCCGGGAGAGGTGCGGGTCCGCAACACCTACATCTCGGTCGATCCCTACATGCGCGGCCGGATGGACGACGTCAAGTCCTACACCCCGCCCTTCCAGCTGGACGAGGCGATGACCGGGGGAGCGGTCGGCGAGGTCGTGGCCTCCCGTTCCGACAACCTCAGCGTCGGCGACACGGTGCTGCACTTCTACGGCTGGCGCGACACGGTGCAGGCCGACGCCGCCCAGTTCCAGAAGACCCCGGACATCCCGGGTGTCCCGGAGTCGGTCTTCCTGCACGTCCTCGGCATGACCGGGCTGACCGCCTACTACGGACTCGTCGACATGGCCGAGATCAAACCCGGTGACGCCGTGTTCATCTCCGGCGCCGCCGGAGCGGTCGGCACCGTCGCGGGCCAGATCGCCCGGCTCAAGGGGGCCAGCAGGGTCATCGGATCCGCCGGATCGGCGGAGAAGGTCGAGCTGCTCACCAGCAAGTACGGGTTCGACGCCGCGTTCAACTACAAGGACGGCGACATCGTCGGCCAGCTGCGCGCCGCCGCTCCGGACGGGATCGACGTCTACTTCGACAACGTCGGCGGGGAGCACCTGGAGGCGGCGATCTCCGCGTTCAACCTCGGCGGGCGGGCCGCGATCTGCGGGATGATCTCGATGTACAACAGCACCGAGCCGCCGGCCGCACCGCGCAACCTGGCCCAGCTCATCGGCAAGGGACTCACCCTGCGCGGGTTCGTCATCAGCCGCAACATGGAGCGCTTCGACGCCTTCGCCGCCGAGGCCGGCGAGTGGCTGAGCAACGGACAGCTCCGCTACGACGAGACCGTCGTGGAGGGTGTGGACCGCGCCGCCGAGGCGTTCCTGGACATGCTCGGCGGCGCCAACGTCGGCAAGATGCTGGTGCGCGTCGGCTGA
- a CDS encoding GNAT family N-acetyltransferase has translation MNAAEETAPHVPPPPAVELAEPWSVREPRREEDVELVQRWMARPHVAEFWCQDWPLERWRDEIATQLAGDHSRPLLVARGGRDLAYLEVYRVARDRLAGCYQHDPHDIGLHIAIGERESTGRGTGRKLLADVAAAALAADPRCGRVVAEPDSGNAASVAAFRAAGFTAEGEVTLPDKTATLMVRARGAGRGPVPVVV, from the coding sequence GTGAACGCGGCGGAGGAGACCGCCCCGCACGTTCCCCCTCCTCCCGCAGTGGAGCTGGCGGAACCGTGGTCGGTCCGCGAACCCCGGCGGGAGGAGGACGTCGAGCTGGTCCAGCGCTGGATGGCGCGGCCGCACGTCGCCGAGTTCTGGTGCCAGGACTGGCCGCTGGAACGGTGGCGGGACGAGATCGCCACCCAACTGGCCGGTGACCACTCCCGTCCGCTGCTGGTCGCGCGGGGCGGCCGGGACCTGGCCTACCTGGAGGTCTACCGGGTGGCGCGGGACCGGTTGGCGGGGTGCTACCAGCACGATCCCCACGACATCGGCCTGCACATCGCCATAGGGGAGCGGGAGAGCACCGGGCGCGGCACCGGGAGGAAGCTGCTCGCGGATGTCGCCGCGGCGGCGCTCGCCGCGGACCCGCGGTGCGGCCGGGTCGTGGCCGAGCCGGACTCCGGAAACGCGGCCTCGGTGGCGGCGTTCCGCGCGGCGGGTTTCACCGCCGAGGGCGAGGTCACCCTGCCGGACAAGACCGCCACCCTGATGGTGCGCGCCAGGGGCGCGGGACGCGGGCCGGTACCGGTAGTGGTGTGA
- a CDS encoding DUF397 domain-containing protein — protein MGDKLRGSREGRVTAVRDTRNRQAGYLWFSAAEWDALLADVRAERL, from the coding sequence GTGGGGGACAAACTGCGTGGAAGCCGCGAGGGGCGGGTAACCGCAGTCCGCGACACCCGGAACCGGCAGGCGGGCTACCTGTGGTTTTCGGCTGCTGAGTGGGACGCGCTCCTCGCCGACGTGCGTGCCGAGCGCCTGTAG
- a CDS encoding heparan-alpha-glucosaminide N-acetyltransferase domain-containing protein — protein sequence MSNDPPAPAPPCDNSRTHGSEAATPRSRPQRLAGIDLARFLAIAGMLVVHFGTPFIEFNSPTSAMIFQYANGRSTVLFAFLAGISLSLLSRAPAPPRQLSPRRRAARIAVRGAALMVVGWLLNAVVVSSGSGLTVIITYYGLFFLLAVPFLRWSGPWLAAAAGVVLLVGPQVRFLVRRSYEDGGAASEVVRALNSYDPGHLFYEQGLAELTVFGLYPALCYMAAVFAGMAVGRLDLRDPAVRLRLAVFGMPMAFVAYRVSWHAWYHYGLYDVLGRREEVTGPVPTDDARWLLSNMPHTATTFEVAGAIGIAMTVLAGCLWLAERVPRLLAPFTTCGAMALTIYVTHALVLSWQAWLRDDIGGLLGLLDRNMGEVYVVTALVGATLYRAVARRGPLEAGVSAVTTAAVPERGRRGRRSPPLKPPRPPGPEEPDTAPAEQAPVPEPALPAEPADGDRRTESVPETSG from the coding sequence ATGTCCAACGATCCACCCGCTCCCGCTCCGCCCTGCGACAATTCCCGCACTCACGGTTCCGAAGCGGCCACACCCCGCAGCCGGCCGCAACGACTCGCCGGGATCGACCTGGCCCGGTTCCTCGCCATCGCGGGCATGCTCGTCGTCCACTTCGGCACCCCGTTCATCGAGTTCAACAGCCCGACCAGCGCGATGATCTTCCAGTACGCCAACGGCCGTTCCACGGTGCTGTTCGCGTTCCTGGCCGGGATCTCCCTCTCCCTGCTCTCCCGAGCCCCCGCGCCGCCGCGGCAGCTCTCCCCGCGGCGGCGCGCGGCGCGGATCGCCGTGCGCGGCGCCGCGCTGATGGTGGTGGGGTGGCTGCTCAACGCCGTGGTGGTGTCCAGCGGCAGCGGCCTGACCGTGATCATCACCTACTACGGCCTGTTCTTCCTGCTGGCGGTGCCGTTCCTGCGGTGGAGCGGGCCGTGGCTGGCGGCGGCCGCGGGCGTGGTGCTGCTGGTGGGCCCCCAGGTCCGGTTCCTGGTGCGGCGCTCCTACGAGGACGGCGGGGCGGCCTCCGAGGTCGTCCGGGCGTTGAACTCCTACGATCCGGGACACCTGTTCTACGAGCAGGGTCTGGCCGAGCTGACGGTGTTCGGGCTGTACCCGGCGCTGTGCTACATGGCCGCGGTCTTCGCCGGGATGGCGGTCGGCCGGCTCGACCTGCGCGATCCCGCGGTCCGGCTCAGGCTGGCGGTGTTCGGCATGCCGATGGCCTTCGTCGCCTACCGCGTCTCGTGGCACGCCTGGTACCACTACGGCCTCTACGACGTGCTGGGACGGAGGGAGGAGGTCACCGGACCGGTCCCCACGGACGACGCCCGGTGGCTGTTGAGCAACATGCCCCACACGGCCACCACGTTCGAGGTCGCCGGCGCGATCGGGATCGCCATGACCGTCCTGGCCGGGTGCCTGTGGCTGGCCGAACGCGTCCCGCGCCTGCTCGCACCGTTCACCACCTGCGGCGCCATGGCGCTCACCATCTACGTCACGCACGCGCTCGTACTCTCCTGGCAGGCGTGGCTGCGGGACGACATCGGGGGGCTTCTGGGCCTGCTCGACCGCAACATGGGCGAGGTGTACGTGGTGACGGCGCTCGTGGGGGCGACGCTGTACCGCGCCGTCGCCCGTCGCGGCCCGCTGGAGGCCGGGGTGAGCGCGGTGACCACCGCCGCCGTTCCCGAACGGGGACGACGCGGCAGGCGCTCCCCACCCCTGAAACCACCGAGGCCGCCGGGGCCGGAGGAGCCGGATACGGCCCCGGCAGAGCAGGCGCCGGTCCCCGAACCGGCCCTGCCGGCTGAGCCGGCTGACGGGGACCGGAGGACGGAATCCGTTCCCGAAACCAGCGGTTGA
- a CDS encoding RpnC/YadD family protein — protein sequence MPTREHEFPIDLVQYRPDVAPVLLECAVPGVEVPKHEEVVLECADLAETNPVQYIADAVTVLRDPDGRAVLAIIVEVQLDRKSKKFYSWPVYQANLRARLECPVELVVFCPNPAVAHWYDRPIPTDITRSVTRPKILGPDRIPVVTDTETAAAMPELSVLSALSHGDTPGVLEAFAHALEHVDEQRGTFYTDYVAGALSEAARKHWEALMATGTYEWRTEFARRHIAEGKAEGKAEGKAEGKAEGKAEDVLGVLEARGIAVPETVRARIRECGDEPTLDRWVRRAAVVDSVDGLFD from the coding sequence ATGCCGACGCGCGAGCACGAGTTTCCGATCGACCTGGTGCAGTACCGTCCCGATGTGGCTCCGGTACTGCTGGAATGCGCCGTTCCCGGGGTTGAGGTGCCCAAGCACGAGGAAGTGGTGCTGGAGTGCGCCGACCTCGCCGAGACGAACCCCGTGCAGTACATCGCCGATGCCGTCACCGTGCTGCGCGATCCGGACGGCCGCGCCGTGCTGGCGATCATCGTGGAGGTCCAGCTCGACCGCAAGAGCAAGAAGTTCTACAGCTGGCCGGTGTACCAGGCCAACCTGCGCGCCCGACTGGAGTGTCCGGTGGAGTTGGTGGTGTTCTGCCCGAACCCGGCTGTCGCGCACTGGTACGACCGTCCCATCCCCACCGACATCACGCGGTCGGTGACGCGGCCCAAGATCCTCGGCCCCGACCGGATCCCCGTCGTCACGGACACGGAGACGGCAGCCGCCATGCCGGAGCTCTCGGTCCTGTCGGCACTGAGCCACGGGGATACGCCGGGCGTGCTGGAAGCCTTCGCCCACGCCCTGGAACACGTGGATGAGCAGCGCGGGACTTTCTATACTGACTACGTGGCTGGTGCGCTTTCCGAAGCGGCCCGTAAACACTGGGAGGCACTCATGGCGACCGGGACTTACGAGTGGAGGACGGAGTTCGCTCGTCGGCACATCGCCGAGGGCAAGGCCGAGGGCAAAGCTGAAGGCAAAGCTGAAGGCAAGGCCGAGGGTAAGGCCGAGGATGTGCTGGGTGTGCTGGAGGCGCGGGGGATCGCGGTCCCGGAGACGGTGCGTGCGCGTATCCGGGAGTGCGGTGACGAACCGACGTTGGACCGGTGGGTGCGGCGCGCCGCCGTCGTCGACTCCGTTGACGGCCTGTTCGACTGA
- a CDS encoding IucA/IucC family protein translates to MSLIVPNDLTDDNWRRAGRAMVAKALSELSYEQLLEPVATRDGAYRVDLPGGVSYTFTAQRGAFDDWRVDPDTVTRTAPEGDHPAEDPLRLLLDAHTTLGMTGDTTGHLVRELTATLAAETRLLGEDAPTAEELADLPYAELEGYQTGHPWLVPNKGRVGFSASDAANYAPEARRLHRLPWIAVHRSLARYSAVSGLDHTTLLAGELDADTRNRFLRGLSEQGLDPQSYVLLPVHPWQWDEVVLPTFAPDVAARRIVPLGDGPDLYRAQQSIRTFTNTDRLDRHHVKLPLSILNTLVWRGLPTERTVAAPAVTTWVTGIAAADPFLRDETRAILLGEVASVTVRHQELEEITDVPYQYRELLGAIWRQPLEAQLDEGERARTLASLLHTDRNGDAFVAALVARSGLGAEEWLRRLFSALLPPLLHFLYRYGVVFSPHGENTIVVFRDEAPARLAVKDFVDDVNVSATHLPELDGMPEEVDAALLREPPEFLRQFIQSGLFVGHFRYLAPIVEHHLGVSEEQFWSMLRDEVLAYQKRFPELADRFAMFDLFTPEIDRLCLNRNRLLLDAYRDRPERPHAAVHGTVPNPLHQPGAGEQ, encoded by the coding sequence GTGTCCCTGATCGTCCCCAACGACCTCACCGACGACAACTGGCGCCGCGCCGGACGCGCCATGGTCGCCAAGGCCCTGTCCGAACTGTCCTACGAACAACTACTGGAACCCGTCGCCACCAGGGACGGCGCCTACCGCGTCGACCTTCCCGGCGGTGTCAGCTACACGTTCACCGCCCAGCGCGGCGCGTTCGACGACTGGCGCGTCGACCCCGACACCGTCACCCGCACCGCACCGGAGGGCGACCACCCCGCCGAGGACCCGCTGCGCCTCCTGCTGGACGCCCACACCACCCTCGGCATGACCGGGGACACCACCGGACACCTCGTGCGGGAGCTCACCGCCACCCTGGCCGCCGAGACACGGCTGCTGGGCGAGGACGCGCCGACCGCGGAGGAGCTGGCGGACCTTCCCTACGCCGAACTGGAGGGGTACCAGACCGGCCACCCGTGGCTGGTCCCCAACAAGGGCAGGGTGGGGTTCTCCGCCTCCGACGCGGCGAACTACGCCCCGGAGGCGCGCCGACTGCACCGCCTCCCGTGGATCGCGGTGCACCGCTCCCTGGCGCGCTACTCCGCGGTGAGCGGGCTGGACCACACCACCCTGCTCGCGGGCGAGCTCGACGCGGACACCCGCAACCGGTTCCTCCGCGGCCTGTCGGAACAGGGTCTGGACCCGCAGTCCTACGTGCTGCTGCCCGTCCACCCGTGGCAGTGGGACGAGGTGGTGCTGCCGACCTTCGCCCCGGACGTGGCGGCCCGCCGGATCGTCCCGCTGGGTGACGGCCCCGACCTCTACCGCGCGCAGCAGTCCATCCGCACCTTCACCAACACCGACCGCCTGGACCGCCACCACGTCAAACTCCCGCTGTCCATCCTGAACACCCTGGTGTGGCGCGGCCTGCCGACGGAGCGCACCGTCGCCGCCCCCGCCGTGACCACCTGGGTCACGGGGATCGCCGCCGCCGACCCGTTTCTGCGGGACGAGACCCGGGCGATCCTGCTCGGCGAGGTGGCCTCGGTGACGGTCCGCCACCAGGAGTTGGAGGAGATCACCGACGTCCCCTACCAGTACCGGGAGCTGCTCGGGGCGATCTGGCGCCAACCGCTGGAGGCCCAGCTCGATGAGGGGGAGCGGGCACGCACCCTGGCGTCACTGCTGCACACCGACCGCAACGGCGACGCGTTCGTCGCCGCCCTCGTCGCCCGTTCCGGCCTGGGCGCCGAGGAGTGGCTGCGACGGCTCTTCTCGGCTCTGCTGCCGCCGCTGCTGCACTTCCTGTACCGCTACGGGGTGGTGTTCTCCCCGCACGGCGAGAACACCATCGTCGTGTTCCGGGACGAGGCTCCGGCCCGGCTGGCGGTGAAGGACTTCGTGGACGACGTCAACGTGAGCGCCACACACCTCCCCGAACTGGACGGGATGCCGGAGGAGGTGGACGCGGCGCTGCTGCGCGAACCCCCCGAGTTCCTGCGGCAGTTCATCCAGAGCGGCCTGTTCGTCGGCCACTTCCGCTACCTCGCCCCGATCGTGGAACACCACCTCGGAGTGTCGGAGGAACAGTTCTGGAGCATGCTCCGGGACGAGGTCCTCGCCTACCAGAAGCGGTTCCCGGAACTCGCCGACCGGTTCGCGATGTTCGACCTGTTCACCCCGGAGATCGACCGGTTGTGCCTGAACCGCAACCGGCTGCTGCTCGACGCCTACCGGGACCGTCCGGAACGCCCGCACGCGGCGGTGCACGGCACGGTTCCCAACCCGCTGCACCAGCCCGGGGCGGGGGAACAGTGA
- the hrpA gene encoding ATP-dependent RNA helicase HrpA, translating into MTTSPAEPSLTELRDRLPELMLADRHRLRRRIDGLSKVRNEQKRASIRADIAADVQRAERRVQQRRERTPEISYPEELPVSQQKDDLAAAVRDNQVVIVAGETGSGKTTQLPKICMELGYGVLGTIGHTQPRRLAARTVAERVAEELDTPLGEAVGYKIRFTDRSSDDTRVKLMTDGILLAEIQQDRMLRQYDTLIIDEAHERSLNIDFLLGYVKQLLPRRPELKVIITSATIDPERFSRHFGDAPIVEVSGRTYPVEVRYRPVSEEETDGKDSDRDQTQAICDAVAELQGEGPGDILVFLSGEREIRDTAEALRKQKFPETEILPLFARLSSAEQQRVFTPHQGRRVVLSTNVAETSLTVPGIRYVVDPGTARISRYSHRTKVQRLPIEPVSQASANQRKGRCGRVAEGICIRLYSEEDFLSRPEFTDPEILRTNLASVILQMASLGLGDIEAFPFVDGPDRRQVKDGINLLHELGALEPQQRDARNGLTRVGRNLAQLPVDPRLGRMVLEAESNGCVREVMVIAAALSVQDPRERPADNQEAAAAKHARFADKDSDFLAYLNLWRHVRERQKALSGNQFRKLCRTEFLNYLRVREWQDIYSQLEQIVTGMGITPNDAEPDPKNVHIALLSGLLSHVGLKDPDKHEYLGGRGARFAIFPGSSLFKKQPRYVMAAELVETSKLWGRVVARIEPEWAENLAGHLVKRTYSEPHWEKNRGQVVAFERVTLYGVPLVAQRKVGYGSIDPETSRDLFIRRALVEGDWETRHAFFHENRRKLDEVQDLEDRARRRDILVDDETLFEFYDARVPADVVSAAHFDSWWKKERQRNPDLLSFDKSMLMSERADEVREQDYPDSWRQGDLSFDLSYQFEPGTEADGVTVHVPLKVLNRVTEDGFDWQIPGLRQELVVALLRSLPKPVRRHFVPVPDHAAAVLKRLTPYQEPLVEALARELGRDSGERIDPGDFQWEKVPDHLRVTFRAVDAKKRRLAESRDIADLQNQLKPKLQKAISAEADGIEKRGLTTWDFGPLDQVFERRSAGSAVRGYPALVDEGQSVAVRIFDTEPEQRASMQGGLRRLLLLNLPSPVPVAQRQLDNQSKLALGHNPHGSVDAVFDDCLSCSVDALMREAGAPVWDADGFEKLREHVRSGLADTFSDAVAATARVLARAHTVGQRVSGTTSLAVLPSMNDLQGQLSGLIHPGFVTAAGYHRLGDLARYLRAMELRMDKLPENPRRDQTTLAKVEQVRQVCADAVSALPPGRAHDPDVVELGWMLEELRVSFFAQEFGTAYPVSEKRIRKAAQAVRG; encoded by the coding sequence ATGACAACCTCGCCTGCGGAACCGTCCCTCACCGAACTCCGGGACCGCCTTCCCGAGCTGATGCTGGCCGACCGGCACCGGCTGCGTCGTCGTATCGACGGCCTCTCCAAGGTGCGCAACGAGCAAAAGCGCGCGAGTATCCGCGCGGACATCGCCGCCGACGTCCAGCGGGCGGAGCGCCGCGTGCAGCAGCGCCGGGAGCGTACGCCGGAGATCTCCTATCCCGAAGAGCTCCCCGTCAGCCAGCAGAAGGACGACCTCGCCGCGGCGGTCCGCGACAACCAGGTCGTGATCGTCGCCGGGGAGACCGGCTCCGGTAAGACCACCCAGCTCCCCAAGATCTGCATGGAACTGGGATACGGGGTGCTCGGCACGATCGGCCACACCCAGCCGCGCCGGCTGGCCGCCCGTACCGTGGCCGAACGGGTCGCCGAGGAACTCGACACCCCGCTCGGTGAGGCCGTGGGGTACAAGATCCGGTTCACCGACCGCTCCAGCGACGACACCCGGGTCAAGCTCATGACCGACGGCATCCTGCTGGCGGAGATCCAGCAGGACCGCATGCTGCGGCAGTACGACACCCTGATCATCGACGAGGCGCACGAGCGCAGCCTGAACATCGACTTCCTGCTGGGCTACGTCAAACAGCTGCTGCCGCGCCGGCCCGAGCTCAAGGTCATCATCACCTCGGCCACGATCGACCCGGAACGGTTCTCCCGGCACTTCGGGGACGCCCCCATCGTGGAGGTGTCCGGGCGCACCTACCCCGTGGAGGTCCGGTACCGGCCCGTGTCCGAGGAGGAGACGGACGGTAAGGACAGCGACCGCGACCAGACCCAGGCGATCTGCGACGCCGTGGCCGAACTGCAGGGGGAGGGGCCCGGCGACATCCTGGTGTTCCTCAGCGGGGAGCGGGAGATCCGCGACACCGCCGAGGCGCTGCGCAAGCAGAAGTTCCCCGAGACCGAGATCCTCCCGCTGTTCGCGCGTCTGTCCTCGGCGGAGCAGCAGCGGGTGTTCACCCCGCACCAGGGGCGGCGTGTGGTCCTGTCCACCAACGTCGCCGAGACGTCGCTGACCGTGCCGGGGATCAGGTACGTGGTGGACCCGGGAACGGCCCGCATATCCCGCTACAGCCACCGCACCAAGGTGCAGCGCCTGCCGATCGAACCCGTGTCGCAGGCGTCGGCGAACCAGCGCAAGGGGCGCTGCGGCCGGGTCGCGGAGGGCATCTGCATCCGGCTGTACTCCGAGGAGGACTTCCTGTCCCGCCCGGAGTTCACCGACCCGGAGATCCTGCGCACCAACCTCGCATCGGTCATCCTGCAGATGGCCTCGCTGGGGCTGGGCGACATCGAGGCGTTCCCGTTCGTCGACGGACCGGACCGGCGCCAGGTCAAGGACGGCATCAACCTGCTGCACGAGCTGGGGGCGCTCGAACCCCAGCAGCGGGACGCGCGCAACGGACTGACACGTGTGGGGCGCAACCTCGCGCAGCTTCCGGTGGACCCCCGGCTGGGCCGGATGGTGCTGGAGGCCGAGAGCAACGGGTGCGTCCGCGAGGTCATGGTGATCGCCGCGGCACTGTCGGTCCAGGACCCGCGGGAACGTCCGGCGGACAACCAGGAGGCCGCGGCGGCCAAACACGCCCGCTTCGCCGACAAGGACTCGGACTTCCTCGCCTACCTGAACCTGTGGCGGCACGTCCGGGAGCGGCAGAAGGCCCTGTCCGGCAACCAGTTCCGCAAGCTCTGCCGCACGGAGTTCCTCAACTACCTCCGGGTGCGCGAGTGGCAGGACATCTACAGCCAGCTCGAACAGATCGTCACGGGTATGGGGATCACGCCCAACGACGCTGAGCCCGACCCGAAGAACGTCCACATCGCGCTGCTGTCCGGACTGCTGTCGCACGTGGGGCTGAAGGACCCGGATAAGCACGAGTACCTGGGCGGGCGCGGCGCCCGGTTCGCCATCTTTCCCGGTTCCTCCCTGTTCAAGAAGCAGCCGCGTTACGTGATGGCGGCCGAGCTCGTGGAGACCTCCAAGCTGTGGGGCCGGGTCGTCGCGCGCATCGAGCCCGAGTGGGCCGAGAACCTCGCCGGGCACCTGGTCAAACGCACCTACAGCGAGCCGCACTGGGAGAAGAACCGCGGCCAGGTCGTGGCCTTCGAGCGGGTCACGCTGTACGGCGTCCCCCTGGTGGCCCAGCGCAAGGTCGGCTACGGGAGCATCGACCCGGAGACGTCACGGGACCTGTTCATCCGTCGTGCCCTCGTGGAGGGCGACTGGGAAACGCGGCACGCCTTCTTCCACGAGAACCGCCGCAAACTCGACGAGGTCCAGGACCTGGAGGACCGCGCGCGCCGCCGGGACATCCTCGTCGACGACGAGACCCTGTTCGAGTTCTACGACGCCCGCGTTCCCGCCGACGTCGTCTCGGCGGCCCACTTCGACTCCTGGTGGAAGAAGGAGCGGCAGCGGAACCCGGACCTGCTCAGCTTCGACAAGTCGATGCTGATGAGCGAACGCGCCGACGAGGTGCGGGAGCAGGACTACCCGGACAGTTGGCGGCAGGGGGACCTCTCCTTCGACCTCTCCTATCAGTTCGAACCCGGAACCGAGGCCGACGGCGTCACGGTGCACGTTCCCCTGAAGGTGCTCAACCGGGTGACGGAGGACGGGTTCGACTGGCAGATCCCGGGGCTGCGCCAGGAGCTGGTGGTCGCCCTGCTGCGCTCCCTACCGAAACCGGTGCGGCGGCACTTCGTGCCCGTACCCGACCACGCGGCGGCGGTGCTGAAGCGCCTGACGCCGTACCAGGAACCGCTCGTGGAGGCGCTGGCTCGGGAACTGGGCCGGGACAGCGGAGAACGGATCGACCCGGGTGACTTCCAGTGGGAGAAAGTGCCCGACCACCTGCGGGTCACCTTCCGGGCGGTGGACGCGAAGAAACGCAGGCTCGCCGAGTCCCGCGACATCGCCGACCTGCAGAACCAGCTCAAACCCAAACTGCAGAAGGCGATCTCCGCGGAGGCCGACGGCATCGAGAAGCGGGGGCTGACGACGTGGGACTTCGGTCCACTGGACCAGGTCTTCGAGCGCCGCTCCGCCGGCTCGGCCGTCAGGGGCTATCCCGCCCTGGTGGACGAGGGGCAGAGCGTGGCCGTCCGCATCTTCGACACCGAGCCGGAACAGCGCGCGTCCATGCAGGGCGGACTGCGCCGTCTGCTCCTGCTGAACCTCCCCTCACCGGTGCCGGTGGCGCAGCGGCAACTGGACAACCAGAGCAAGCTCGCGCTCGGGCACAACCCGCACGGCAGTGTCGACGCCGTGTTCGACGACTGCCTGTCCTGCAGCGTCGACGCCCTCATGCGGGAGGCGGGCGCCCCGGTGTGGGACGCGGACGGTTTCGAGAAGCTGCGGGAGCACGTGCGCTCCGGCCTGGCGGACACGTTCTCCGACGCGGTCGCGGCGACCGCGCGGGTGCTCGCCCGCGCCCACACGGTCGGCCAGCGGGTGTCCGGAACGACGAGCCTGGCCGTGCTGCCGTCGATGAACGACCTCCAGGGGCAGTTGAGCGGGCTGATCCATCCCGGGTTCGTGACCGCCGCCGGGTACCACCGTTTGGGGGACCTCGCGCGTTACCTGCGGGCCATGGAGCTGAGGATGGACAAACTCCCGGAGAACCCCCGGCGGGACCAGACCACCCTCGCGAAGGTGGAACAGGTGCGCCAGGTGTGCGCGGACGCGGTGTCGGCGCTTCCCCCGGGACGGGCCCACGACCCCGACGTGGTCGAGCTCGGGTGGATGCTGGAGGAGCTGCGGGTGAGTTTCTTCGCCCAAGAGTTCGGCACGGCCTACCCGGTCTCGGAGAAGCGCATCCGCAAGGCGGCCCAGGCGGTGCGGGGGTGA
- a CDS encoding TetR/AcrR family transcriptional regulator produces MGNRNGRRRSPSKGDVREEKILESAATLLRERPLHQVTVTEIATGAGITAPTFYFYFSTKADVLAALLERVLERIRTQLTDWLEDGDAEPAIRAVLETNACVWGEHGALLREIYFSTAPEPRIAELRDQFAEWLVAAVADRIATDREAGTALPGPPGATELARTLCGMVLASFATAASCGDPALRDGRLVRTLTTIIVRSVYGSG; encoded by the coding sequence ATGGGTAACCGGAACGGTCGGCGGCGCTCCCCCAGCAAGGGGGACGTGCGGGAGGAGAAGATCCTGGAGAGCGCCGCCACCCTGCTGCGCGAACGGCCGCTGCACCAGGTCACGGTGACCGAGATCGCCACCGGCGCCGGCATCACCGCGCCGACCTTCTACTTCTACTTCTCCACGAAGGCCGACGTGCTCGCCGCGCTGTTGGAACGGGTCCTGGAGCGGATACGCACACAGCTCACCGACTGGTTGGAGGACGGGGACGCCGAACCCGCGATACGCGCCGTGCTGGAGACCAACGCGTGCGTGTGGGGTGAGCACGGGGCTCTCCTGCGGGAGATCTACTTCTCCACCGCCCCGGAACCGCGGATCGCCGAGCTCCGGGACCAGTTCGCCGAATGGCTGGTCGCGGCCGTAGCCGATCGCATCGCTACCGACCGGGAGGCCGGAACGGCACTGCCCGGCCCTCCCGGGGCGACCGAGCTCGCCCGGACCCTGTGCGGAATGGTGCTGGCCTCGTTCGCCACCGCCGCCAGCTGCGGAGACCCGGCACTACGCGACGGGCGGCTGGTACGGACGTTGACCACGATCATCGTGCGCTCCGTCTACGGAAGCGGCTAG
- a CDS encoding MerR family DNA-binding protein → MKAEQAEELLSVARLAARVGVRPDTVRYYERVGLLPAPPRTSGDHRRYGTAAVDRLRFIRGTQMLGLRLSEIRELLAVRDTGVCPCEPAEDLLRRRLDELDAEMARLADLRWELAGMLDRFGPSGCPDPAPGTWRPPETPSATGEGR, encoded by the coding sequence ATGAAGGCTGAGCAGGCCGAGGAACTCCTGAGCGTCGCCCGGTTGGCGGCGCGGGTGGGGGTGCGGCCGGACACCGTGCGCTACTACGAGCGGGTCGGACTGCTGCCCGCCCCTCCCCGTACGAGCGGGGACCACCGCCGCTACGGCACCGCGGCCGTGGACCGGCTGCGGTTCATCCGCGGCACCCAGATGCTGGGGCTGCGGCTGTCCGAGATCCGCGAGCTGTTGGCGGTGCGGGACACCGGTGTGTGCCCGTGCGAACCGGCGGAGGACCTGCTGCGCCGGCGGCTGGACGAGCTGGACGCCGAGATGGCGCGGTTGGCGGATCTGCGCTGGGAGCTGGCCGGGATGCTGGACCGGTTCGGCCCCTCCGGCTGCCCCGACCCGGCGCCGGGTACCTGGCGCCCGCCCGAGACGCCGTCCGCGACCGGGGAGGGGAGGTGA